From a region of the Pecten maximus chromosome 18, xPecMax1.1, whole genome shotgun sequence genome:
- the LOC117316471 gene encoding uncharacterized protein LOC117316471, with protein sequence MEMAKIHHMNPVATSKHWSDLRTDDDIQSAVSTFLEDESHNLSGKTLHESIVEVSRWLGTQIQKEREGWAYKIRMAMQEIETHRRETLKIHNVIQECTNQLRLIAECCNMDEDLLVKISQEETKRALPLYIECLAELINTLVDDRLRCLQLLKLSESDIDGQTVFSMLSLHLQKLEFQNNQSQKEREEHLIKVERENTQLMSELNRHKKQLSKLQEDHKKLQMILQAVQVEELEEASLTAVKDRMSSPTQSAVVKGDGNGIQITEEKLLKLQSSAKRLESSLQDALSQIDHFHKNAKTSSKPNPTSKQTMTKNSNFKLKPLMRTRSPTGELPTLKAVPPTKLAYTQSSLSDKKTNSQQSSFIEKTSSLQNSFMEKTNRSISERMNRFQVSDLSGISDSKSLDLNDPPVRIKWRRRAVSPVSLGAERTISMKERPMPKMQASQQSSKSFTFRSLVRSLDEMRAKKTTKTKGGQKVSKCLRCQKLFTLNDNHKKACCYHPRSKERVEEYTSKGRLTRVSYVWQCCRQTVDSQGCLYGQHV encoded by the coding sequence atggaGATGGCCAAAATACATCACATGAACCCAGTAGCCACATCCAAGCACTGGTCAGACTTGCGAACGGATGATGACATCCAGTCAGCAGTTTCAACTTTTCTGGAGGATGAATCACATAACCTAAGTGGGAAAACATTGCATGAGAGCATTGTGGAGGTTTCTCGCTGGCTCGGAACACAGATCCAAAAAGAACGTGAAGGATGGGCTTACAAGATACGTATGGCTATGCAGGAAATAGAAACACATCGACGAGAGACATTAAAGATCCACAACGTCATACAAGAATGCACCAATCAGCTGAGACTGATTGCCGAATGTTGCAACATGGACGAAGACCTCCTGGTGAAAATTTCACAGGAGGAGACGAAGCGGGCTCTGCCTCTGTATATTGAATGTCTAGCCGAACTGATCAACACTTTAGTTGATGACCGATTACGATGTCTACAGTTACTCAAACTGAGTGAGTCAGATATTGATGGGCAGACAGTGTTTAGTATGTTAAGTTTGCATCTGCAAAAGTTGGAGTTCCAAAACAATCAATCACAAAAGGAAAGGGAAGAACACTTGATTAAAGTGGAGCGCGAAAATACACAGCTAATGTCTGAATTGAACCGTCACAAGAAACAGCTCAGCAAGTTACAGGAGGACCACAAGAAACTGCAGATGATACTGCAGGCTGTGCAAGTAGAGGAGCTGGAGGAAGCATCCCTGACAGCTGTTAAAGACAGAATGTCATCGCCAACACAGTCAGCAGTAGTTAAAGGCGATGGCAACGGCATTCAAATCACAGAAGAGAAACTGTTAAAACTTCAATCAAGTGCAAAAAGACTGGAGAGTTCTCTCCAAGATGCTCTCTCACAGATCGATCATTTCCATAAAAATGCAAAAACTTCTTCAAAACCAAATCCAACAAGTAAGCAGACAATGACCAAAAATTCAAACTTCAAACTAAAACCATTGATGCGTACTCGGAGTCCTACTGGAGAGTTACCTACCCTGAAAGCCGTACCCCCGACAAAACTGGCTTACACGCAAAGTTCCCTTAGTGATAAGAAAACAAATTCTCAGCAGAGCTCATTTATTGAGAAAACTAGTTCTCTACAAAATTCCTTCATGGAGAAGACAAACAGATCAATCTCAGAACGAATGAATCGGTTCCAAGTCTCAGATTTATCTGGTATTTCGGACTCCAAATCTCTTGACTTGAATGATCCGCCTGTACGTATAAAATGGCGGCGACGAGCAGTCAGCCCTGTCAGTCTAGGTGCAGAGCGGACAATATCTATGAAGGAACGACCTATGCCAAAAATGCAAGCCTCACAGCAATCCTCAAAATCGTTTACCTTCCGATCTCTGGTGAGATCCCTGGATGAAATGAGAGCAAAGAAAACAACTAAAACAAAAGGTGGGCAGAAAGTCAGTAAATGTTTGCGTTGTCAGAAACTATTTACACTTAATGATAACCACAAGAAGGCTTGCTGTTACCACCCACGTAGTAAGGAACGGGTGGAGGAGTACACCAGTAAGGGGCGTCTCACACGCGTGTCCTACGTGTGGCAGTGTTGTCGGCAGACTGTTGACAGCCAGGGCTGCTTGTATGGCCAACATGTCTGA